A portion of the Sphingobacterium spiritivorum genome contains these proteins:
- a CDS encoding redoxin domain-containing protein: MKTLQGKDYDFLNLSDKPHVFIFYSTDCPLSQKYTLTISNIYNKYTDKINFVGVFPGREQHVEEYKNFKKKYNINYMLIKDEKFSLTSHLKATVTPEVFLLDKSGKIMYHGAIDDWAVKLGKTKQQPTINYLENAIESLLNNKNIQSDYIKPIGCYIEQ; this comes from the coding sequence GTGAAGACATTACAAGGTAAGGATTATGACTTTTTAAATCTCAGCGATAAACCACATGTCTTTATATTTTATTCAACGGATTGCCCGCTAAGCCAAAAATATACGTTAACAATATCCAATATTTACAATAAATACACCGACAAAATTAATTTTGTCGGTGTATTTCCCGGAAGGGAGCAGCATGTTGAAGAATATAAAAACTTCAAAAAAAAATACAATATCAACTATATGTTGATAAAGGATGAAAAGTTCAGCCTTACCTCGCACCTAAAGGCAACAGTCACTCCGGAGGTGTTTCTCCTTGACAAATCAGGAAAAATCATGTACCACGGAGCTATAGACGACTGGGCAGTCAAACTTGGAAAAACTAAACAACAGCCCACCATCAACTATCTGGAAAATGCTATAGAAAGCTTATTGAACAATAAAAATATTCAATCTGACTATATAAAACCTATTGGATGCTACATCGAACAATGA
- a CDS encoding O-antigen ligase family protein, whose product MKIEKNGNLLGQIFLCIVLIFAFAFNPLISHWKAQSYVYLFFFASLIFSVPLILLQFKKAQKLNSIDIAILVLFLLINISSITNIKDYRISINDSTLSLSFILLLYFPLKYMISRDYYSVSQVFIAIFDLNLLVAIVQCAYCYYYDSDISLGIKGGFGHSGIYSIYLASFIPIRLYNTKKTDKNILFRARTYFLLSLILILLVLSQSRTGIMLYTLCLIIIYYDFIKRFFTHNKFKNTLLFLTIILLITICSALIYIKLPSATGRLFIWKNGLDMFIQKPIMGWGSGGFEKHYLTQQAIYFKNHNYSNLYKSIAEGVTSPFNEYLRILIEFGLLGFTLITLAIYALYSFSKNNKKQDYSYFLTLFLILLSAVFYFTFQSTGILLVILLCVTYISTIKNKFKVHISLNSKTAGIVRIFMFAICCSLFYYNLEQYTATKQWEKAIKHVESYPEISLKVYKDINIQLGHRPAFIYNYGVELFESRNYKDCLEIFKNLKDKIITLDGMLYLGRSYQALKNYEEAKVIFLEASNMVPNRFLPKYHLYKLYLEMNNHLQAGIIAREILRMPIKVPSTEVNDIKKEAERFVNKIK is encoded by the coding sequence ATGAAAATAGAAAAGAATGGAAATCTTTTAGGTCAGATATTTCTATGTATTGTATTAATCTTTGCATTTGCATTTAACCCTCTAATAAGTCATTGGAAGGCTCAATCTTATGTATATTTATTTTTTTTTGCTTCCTTAATATTTTCAGTTCCACTTATTCTTTTACAATTTAAGAAAGCACAAAAACTGAATTCAATAGATATAGCAATACTCGTTTTATTCCTACTTATAAATATAAGTTCAATTACGAATATTAAAGATTATAGAATTAGCATTAATGATTCCACATTATCATTAAGTTTCATTTTACTACTCTATTTTCCTTTAAAATATATGATAAGCAGGGATTACTATTCTGTATCGCAAGTTTTCATTGCTATTTTTGATTTAAATCTCCTTGTTGCCATAGTCCAATGTGCCTATTGCTACTATTACGATTCTGATATTTCATTAGGGATTAAAGGAGGCTTTGGCCATTCAGGCATATATTCAATTTATTTAGCCTCATTTATTCCGATAAGGCTTTATAATACTAAAAAAACAGATAAAAATATCCTATTTAGGGCTCGAACCTACTTTTTACTTTCGCTCATATTGATATTGTTAGTATTAAGTCAATCCCGCACAGGCATTATGTTATATACTTTGTGCTTGATTATAATTTATTATGATTTCATCAAAAGATTTTTTACTCATAATAAATTTAAAAATACACTGCTTTTTCTAACGATTATATTGCTGATAACGATTTGTTCAGCATTAATTTATATAAAATTACCATCTGCAACGGGTAGACTATTTATCTGGAAAAATGGGTTGGACATGTTCATACAAAAACCTATTATGGGATGGGGGTCTGGTGGCTTTGAAAAGCATTATTTAACTCAGCAAGCTATTTACTTTAAAAACCATAATTATTCAAATCTTTATAAAAGCATAGCCGAAGGAGTTACATCCCCTTTTAATGAGTACCTAAGGATACTTATAGAATTTGGTTTGTTAGGCTTTACATTAATAACACTTGCTATTTATGCTCTATACTCTTTTTCAAAAAATAATAAAAAACAGGATTATTCATATTTCCTAACCCTTTTTTTAATATTGTTATCAGCTGTTTTTTATTTTACATTTCAATCTACAGGAATACTATTAGTAATTCTCTTATGTGTAACCTACATATCAACAATAAAAAACAAATTTAAAGTGCACATATCACTGAATTCAAAAACTGCTGGTATAGTTAGAATTTTTATGTTTGCTATATGTTGCTCTTTATTTTATTATAACTTGGAACAGTATACGGCGACTAAACAATGGGAAAAAGCTATAAAGCATGTTGAATCATACCCTGAAATATCTTTAAAAGTTTATAAAGATATTAATATTCAATTAGGTCACAGACCAGCGTTCATTTACAATTATGGGGTCGAGCTTTTTGAAAGTCGTAATTATAAAGATTGCCTTGAAATCTTCAAAAACTTAAAGGACAAAATTATTACTTTAGATGGAATGCTTTATTTAGGCAGATCATATCAAGCTTTAAAGAATTATGAAGAAGCTAAGGTAATTTTTTTAGAAGCTTCGAATATGGTTCCTAATAGATTTTTACCAAAATATCACTTGTATAAACTTTATCTAGAAATGAATAATCATTTACAAGCCGGTATCATTGCCAGAGAAATATTGAGAATGCCAATAAAGGTTCCGTCAACAGAAGTAAATGATATAAAGAAAGAAGCAGAAAGGTTTGTTAATAAAATTAAATAA
- a CDS encoding SusC/RagA family TonB-linked outer membrane protein: protein MKQFYTSCCMIVMVSVFSISSLFAQQSVTGKVTSTTGNVGGVTVAVKGTSRATQTKEDGTYTIQAQKGETIRFSIVGYIAQEIQVANSSTINVTLTPEEGALDEVVVTGFAERKRSQIGSAVTTVSGEDIRRTGAINPITALQGLVPGLQVQPGVGGPQSTPIFRIRGSASLDPYNNQPLIVIDNIIMDQDMVLPNRGGNQDFGNILKDLNPDDIENITVLRGGAVTALYGSRAQSGVILITTKTGYAQRGLGVTITQNTQWDQAYKTLDFQNEFGPGTTGGDRDFVQTPSGQLQVPATAFNFGPRFNGQTLLDYDGREIVFSAKPNNMLDAYRTAISNNTTVGISGGNAQGSFRLSYSRNGSQGITPNNDFTRNSVNFRGTQRLLGKVIVDANVSYVKSEARNAADVGGGNAMLSGNTSAGSVLVNFVSGIPRYYDTKYWMDNYKSATGGWNRADETGFSSVLYNLYENNRVTNDDNVRGSIDVQVPFTDYLKFQGFVNINYLGSNYENRTRGRDSAYANPEYSTSMSSRFTSQFRGALHYTKKINDFNVMLLGGGEYYSFRSKGQNARIDGAIYPDIYRLSNSRNLVIAGEDKPNARHLGSLFYQASFDYRDDVTLNIYGRNDWNSSLVYNDGHGTYSYFYPGADVIWKFNETFKEKLSIFNYGALRLSYVQTGNGTGAYTTNTGAYSTGGAYNDYLGRSVLNYGYQSNTLPNQNLRPERTTKYEAGLEVRMLNNRLGTNISYYSQDSKDQIISFVTETTSGVSAALLNGGKVRNKGIELVLFGIPVKTDNFSWDTRFNYTRNRNTILSLPFGLEYIGVGGGDGYQAVAKVGGDYGTVIAPYAYAKYQAVDGNGNPTESALNGKRVLSSPNGTSTIYERAANYTQGIDKAPVLGSILPKFLGNWRNTFNYKTFQLVVAVDAKYGGMVYSSTKDFGSWLGTLKSTLPGRSEEFGGVAFTTAAGVARNDGVILDGIYKQGTTVNFGGKVVDISGMSHQEAVDAGYMRPASAAAYYSNSHSWFSGIRERSMYESSWVSVQQVSLNYDLPSTFAKKLKMNGLRVGVYGNDLFFIYNSAPDNFNPYSINDSSSGAMNEGSAMPYVRRFGFSINGSF, encoded by the coding sequence ATGAAGCAATTCTACACATCATGCTGTATGATAGTCATGGTATCTGTTTTTTCGATATCCAGTCTATTTGCACAACAATCCGTCACAGGGAAAGTGACGAGTACGACCGGGAATGTAGGCGGAGTAACGGTAGCCGTTAAAGGCACCTCCCGCGCAACCCAAACAAAAGAAGATGGTACCTATACCATTCAAGCCCAGAAGGGAGAAACCATACGATTTTCTATTGTAGGTTATATCGCCCAGGAAATCCAAGTGGCCAACAGCAGCACCATCAACGTGACTCTGACTCCTGAAGAAGGGGCTTTGGATGAAGTTGTAGTAACAGGTTTTGCTGAGCGCAAAAGAAGCCAGATCGGTTCAGCTGTTACAACAGTGTCAGGAGAAGACATTCGCAGAACAGGAGCAATTAATCCTATTACAGCATTACAAGGTTTGGTACCGGGACTTCAGGTCCAGCCGGGAGTTGGTGGACCACAATCCACACCTATCTTTCGTATTCGCGGCAGTGCCTCTTTGGATCCTTACAACAACCAACCTTTGATCGTTATTGATAATATTATCATGGATCAGGATATGGTATTACCAAATCGTGGTGGAAATCAAGATTTCGGAAATATCTTAAAAGATCTAAATCCGGATGACATTGAGAATATCACCGTATTAAGAGGTGGTGCAGTTACTGCATTGTATGGTAGCCGGGCGCAAAGTGGTGTTATCTTAATAACAACTAAAACCGGATATGCACAAAGAGGGCTGGGTGTAACAATCACTCAAAACACGCAATGGGATCAAGCATATAAAACGCTGGATTTTCAAAATGAATTTGGCCCGGGTACAACAGGTGGAGACAGAGACTTTGTCCAAACACCAAGCGGTCAACTTCAGGTGCCAGCTACAGCATTCAATTTCGGTCCAAGATTTAATGGACAGACATTATTAGATTATGATGGTCGTGAAATTGTTTTTTCAGCTAAACCTAATAATATGCTGGATGCCTACAGAACAGCTATAAGTAACAATACTACTGTGGGTATTTCCGGTGGTAACGCTCAGGGATCTTTCCGTCTATCCTATTCTAGAAACGGTTCCCAAGGTATTACACCAAACAATGATTTCACTAGAAATAGTGTTAATTTCCGTGGAACTCAGCGTTTATTAGGAAAAGTAATTGTTGATGCAAATGTTTCCTATGTAAAAAGTGAGGCTCGCAATGCGGCTGATGTTGGTGGTGGCAATGCAATGTTATCGGGTAATACATCCGCCGGAAGTGTGTTAGTCAATTTTGTCTCCGGTATTCCTCGTTATTACGATACAAAATATTGGATGGATAACTATAAATCTGCTACAGGAGGTTGGAACAGAGCCGATGAGACAGGTTTTTCTAGTGTACTATACAATTTGTATGAGAATAATCGTGTTACTAATGATGATAACGTTCGTGGTTCCATTGATGTACAAGTTCCTTTTACAGATTATTTGAAATTTCAAGGTTTTGTAAATATAAATTACCTTGGAAGTAACTATGAAAACAGAACCAGAGGTCGTGACTCAGCTTATGCAAATCCGGAATACTCAACCAGCATGAGCAGTAGATTTACTTCACAATTTAGAGGAGCGTTACACTACACCAAAAAAATAAATGATTTTAATGTGATGTTATTGGGAGGTGGAGAATATTATAGTTTCCGATCAAAAGGACAAAACGCTCGTATTGACGGAGCAATCTACCCAGACATCTACCGTCTCAGCAATTCCCGTAATCTTGTAATTGCAGGCGAAGACAAACCAAATGCAAGACATTTAGGATCGCTCTTTTATCAGGCTTCCTTTGACTATCGTGATGATGTAACATTAAATATTTATGGCCGTAATGACTGGAATTCTTCTTTAGTTTACAATGACGGACACGGAACCTATTCCTATTTCTATCCAGGAGCCGATGTTATCTGGAAGTTTAATGAAACATTCAAGGAGAAACTGTCTATATTCAATTATGGTGCACTAAGATTATCGTATGTACAAACTGGTAATGGAACAGGTGCATATACGACAAATACCGGAGCATATTCTACAGGTGGGGCTTACAACGACTACTTAGGAAGATCTGTTCTTAACTATGGTTACCAAAGTAACACATTACCTAATCAAAATTTACGCCCTGAACGCACAACCAAATACGAAGCTGGTCTTGAAGTCAGAATGCTGAACAATAGATTAGGAACAAACATTTCATACTATTCTCAAGATTCAAAAGACCAGATTATCAGTTTCGTCACAGAAACTACATCGGGTGTCAGCGCCGCATTATTAAATGGTGGTAAAGTTCGTAACAAAGGAATTGAGCTCGTCTTATTTGGTATTCCGGTTAAAACAGATAACTTTTCTTGGGATACCCGTTTCAATTATACTCGTAACCGCAATACTATTTTATCTCTTCCTTTCGGATTGGAATACATCGGAGTTGGTGGAGGGGATGGCTATCAAGCTGTTGCTAAAGTAGGAGGAGATTACGGAACTGTTATAGCACCATATGCATATGCAAAATATCAGGCTGTAGATGGAAATGGAAATCCTACAGAAAGTGCGCTTAACGGTAAGCGTGTACTTTCTTCTCCTAACGGAACTTCTACAATATATGAACGCGCAGCTAATTACACTCAAGGAATTGATAAAGCTCCTGTTTTAGGTTCTATTCTTCCTAAATTCTTAGGTAACTGGAGAAATACATTCAACTATAAAACATTCCAATTGGTAGTAGCAGTAGATGCTAAATATGGTGGAATGGTTTATTCTTCAACGAAAGACTTTGGTTCATGGTTGGGAACATTGAAAAGTACACTACCAGGTCGTTCAGAAGAATTCGGAGGTGTAGCATTTACAACAGCAGCAGGTGTTGCAAGAAATGACGGAGTTATTCTTGATGGTATATATAAACAAGGTACTACAGTGAATTTCGGTGGTAAAGTTGTAGACATCTCAGGTATGTCACATCAAGAAGCAGTAGATGCTGGTTATATGCGTCCGGCTAGTGCGGCAGCATATTACAGTAATTCGCACTCTTGGTTTAGTGGTATCCGGGAACGTTCAATGTATGAGTCCTCATGGGTTTCGGTACAACAAGTTAGTTTAAACTATGACCTTCCATCAACATTCGCTAAAAAATTAAAAATGAACGGGTTACGAGTTGGTGTATATGGTAATGATTTATTCTTCATTTACAATAGTGCTCCTGACAATTTTAATCCTTATAGTATTAATGACAGTAGTTCAGGTGCCATGAATGAAGGATCGGCAATGCCTTATGTACGTCGGTTTGGTTTTAGTATCAATGGTAGTTTTTAG
- a CDS encoding protein-disulfide reductase DsbD family protein, with protein MKNIFKWTMWIMLLVPVASLAQELDSVSLEGLEFVEMESTIDTTSVAASDTTKSKDTLPLSQTPEAGDSLWSIFIAGLIGGFTAFLMPCIFPMVPLTVSFFTKKSGSRAKGIAQALLYGLFIIIIYVALGMIVSIVFGSDALNALSTNGIFNFFFFLMLVVFAASFLGAFEITLPSSFVNKIDAKSDKGGLVGLFFMAFSLAVVSFSCTGPIIGTLLVDAASKGDRIGPAIGMLGFSVALAIPFALFAMFPSLLKSMPKSGGWLNSVKVVLGFLELAFALKFLSNVDLAYHWNWLDREVFLSLWIVIFGLMGLYLIGKIKFSHDSDLRFLSVPRTLIAVIVFSFVMYMVPGLWGAPLKSISAFLPPSATQDFDLTTGISSGTSAAAHDGKVKKYAEIFHERGTPKGFDPYYDYTQALETAKEINKPVLIDFTGWNCVNCRKMEANVWTDLRVAKLLKEEFVMAELFVDDKTELAAEEQYVSKFSGKSIKTIGGKNSDFQASTFNSNSQPLYVIVDPNGKVLIPPTGADYNIDNYIKFLQAGLDQFNK; from the coding sequence ATGAAAAATATTTTTAAATGGACCATGTGGATCATGCTTTTGGTACCTGTGGCTTCACTTGCACAGGAACTGGATTCTGTATCACTGGAGGGGCTGGAATTTGTGGAAATGGAATCGACAATTGATACTACTTCTGTAGCAGCTTCCGACACGACTAAATCCAAAGATACGTTACCTTTATCTCAGACTCCAGAGGCTGGAGACTCATTGTGGAGTATATTTATCGCCGGACTGATCGGAGGTTTTACGGCATTCCTGATGCCCTGCATTTTTCCGATGGTTCCACTCACGGTTAGTTTCTTTACCAAAAAGTCGGGAAGCAGAGCGAAGGGAATCGCACAGGCACTACTTTATGGACTTTTTATCATTATCATTTATGTAGCATTAGGAATGATAGTGTCCATCGTGTTTGGTTCGGATGCACTGAATGCTCTTTCCACAAACGGAATATTTAATTTCTTCTTTTTCCTTATGCTGGTTGTCTTTGCAGCATCTTTCCTGGGTGCATTTGAAATAACATTACCCAGTTCATTTGTCAATAAAATTGATGCTAAATCAGATAAAGGTGGATTAGTAGGTCTATTCTTTATGGCATTCAGTCTGGCTGTAGTTTCCTTCTCCTGTACCGGACCTATCATCGGGACATTACTGGTAGACGCAGCGTCTAAAGGAGACCGTATTGGCCCGGCTATAGGTATGTTGGGTTTTTCAGTTGCTCTGGCTATTCCGTTTGCACTCTTTGCCATGTTTCCGTCCCTGTTAAAATCAATGCCTAAGTCAGGTGGCTGGCTCAACAGTGTCAAGGTGGTATTGGGATTTTTGGAACTGGCTTTTGCGCTGAAATTTTTATCAAATGTGGACCTGGCTTATCACTGGAACTGGCTTGACAGAGAAGTATTCCTGTCCTTGTGGATTGTGATCTTCGGACTCATGGGATTATATCTGATCGGAAAGATTAAATTTTCACATGACAGTGATCTCCGCTTTCTTTCCGTTCCCAGAACGCTGATTGCCGTTATCGTATTTTCTTTTGTGATGTATATGGTTCCTGGATTATGGGGTGCTCCTCTGAAGTCGATCTCGGCATTTCTGCCCCCTTCTGCCACCCAGGATTTTGATCTGACAACAGGTATTTCTTCCGGTACCTCTGCTGCGGCACATGACGGCAAAGTCAAGAAATATGCAGAGATCTTTCATGAAAGAGGTACACCAAAAGGTTTTGATCCCTACTACGACTATACACAGGCATTAGAAACAGCAAAAGAGATTAATAAACCTGTACTAATTGATTTTACAGGTTGGAACTGTGTCAATTGCAGGAAAATGGAAGCAAACGTGTGGACGGATCTGCGTGTTGCAAAGTTGCTTAAAGAAGAATTTGTAATGGCAGAACTTTTTGTGGACGATAAAACAGAACTGGCTGCAGAAGAACAATATGTTTCTAAATTTAGTGGTAAATCCATCAAAACGATTGGTGGGAAAAACAGCGATTTTCAGGCATCCACATTTAATAGTAATTCACAACCCTTGTATGTTATCGTCGATCCGAATGGAAAGGTATTGATACCTCCGACCGGAGCGGACTATAACATAGATAACTATATCAAATTCCTGCAGGCTGGACTGGATCAGTTTAATAAGTAG
- a CDS encoding SusD/RagB family nutrient-binding outer membrane lipoprotein encodes MKNTIKILTLFFVIAITASCGRDKFSDLNTDPDAVLNIPPEYELPTGLLSIHNNGRERYYDLYLGIYYWSQTFSIGAGNTEGSYQASGNIGVRWNMFYNGVGNRLFDIKEVIKKLPADKQASYTHLNAIVDIPLAYFAWYTSDVYGSIAYSEAFRARYTTPPLLTPKYDTQEQLYDILDAQLKAAVEKLKAPTSAPQANLVGYDIYYDGNATKWIKAANSLRLKIAMRLMKRNPEKLRAIAAEVLGDPAGVISNDSESWKFIARSGFTGAEDNPTNQRTVSGSKNMVDFMWKTSDPRIRIYYEPSHFTKERFEAAQAQGKIPASFVWDGQLYRGQYISPDASLDPANATYFTAITYKFNNQDVTGARLPSSIRSSYFNSTPNNGNMTFPIINYSDVLFMRAELAQRNIYGTPADVQSLYYQGIDAALAEHDKAASTAKITGYQALTPAEVTTYKASPGVVFNQANALEQICIQQYINYFKNNNEAWALVKRTGYPSVNGNLFKAEIFTSSGSVLEMPRRFSIARPFPTNMNAENINKAIDDMASIPGFGTPNDIRGRIWWDVQ; translated from the coding sequence ATGAAAAATACAATCAAAATATTAACTCTCTTTTTTGTGATAGCAATCACAGCCTCATGTGGAAGAGATAAATTTTCGGATTTGAATACAGATCCGGATGCTGTACTGAATATTCCACCAGAATATGAACTTCCCACGGGATTGTTATCCATCCATAACAATGGAAGAGAACGTTATTATGATCTTTACTTAGGTATTTACTACTGGTCACAAACATTTTCTATTGGTGCAGGTAATACTGAAGGCTCTTATCAGGCGTCTGGTAATATTGGTGTCCGCTGGAATATGTTTTACAACGGTGTAGGTAACAGATTGTTCGATATCAAAGAAGTTATTAAAAAACTTCCAGCGGATAAACAAGCTTCATATACACACCTTAATGCCATTGTAGATATTCCTCTCGCTTACTTTGCATGGTACACCTCAGATGTATATGGTAGTATAGCTTATTCTGAAGCATTTAGAGCCCGTTATACAACTCCTCCTCTATTAACCCCTAAGTATGATACACAGGAGCAGCTTTATGATATTTTGGATGCACAATTAAAAGCTGCTGTAGAAAAACTGAAGGCTCCTACTTCTGCTCCACAGGCAAATCTGGTCGGCTATGATATCTATTATGATGGAAACGCTACAAAATGGATTAAAGCGGCAAACAGTCTTCGTTTAAAAATAGCTATGCGCTTGATGAAACGTAATCCTGAAAAGCTACGTGCAATCGCAGCAGAAGTGCTGGGCGACCCTGCCGGAGTTATCAGTAATGACAGTGAGTCGTGGAAATTTATTGCCAGAAGTGGATTCACAGGAGCTGAAGATAATCCAACTAACCAACGGACAGTTTCGGGTTCGAAAAATATGGTTGATTTTATGTGGAAAACAAGTGATCCGCGTATAAGAATTTACTACGAACCATCTCACTTTACAAAAGAGCGTTTCGAAGCAGCTCAGGCGCAGGGAAAAATTCCAGCCAGTTTTGTTTGGGATGGACAGTTATATCGCGGACAGTATATCAGTCCTGATGCATCACTTGATCCGGCTAATGCGACATACTTTACAGCAATAACATACAAATTCAATAATCAGGATGTGACAGGAGCAAGATTACCGTCATCTATCCGCTCAAGCTATTTTAATAGTACTCCGAACAATGGAAACATGACATTTCCTATTATCAATTATTCTGATGTATTGTTTATGAGAGCTGAGCTGGCTCAGCGCAATATCTATGGAACACCAGCAGATGTCCAAAGTTTGTATTATCAGGGTATCGATGCTGCATTGGCAGAACATGATAAGGCGGCATCAACCGCAAAAATAACAGGTTATCAGGCATTGACTCCTGCCGAAGTAACAACGTACAAAGCAAGTCCAGGCGTTGTATTCAATCAGGCAAATGCTCTTGAACAAATATGTATTCAGCAATACATCAATTATTTCAAAAATAACAATGAAGCCTGGGCATTGGTGAAACGTACCGGTTACCCTTCTGTCAATGGAAACCTCTTCAAAGCTGAAATCTTTACCAGCTCAGGTTCTGTTTTAGAAATGCCAAGAAGATTCTCTATTGCACGTCCATTCCCGACAAATATGAATGCTGAAAACATCAATAAAGCTATTGATGATATGGCTAGTATTCCTGGATTTGGTACACCAAACGACATTAGAGGTCGTATCTGGTGGGATGTTCAATAG
- a CDS encoding cytochrome c encodes MKLKFPYFLSLFLLALLSVQNISAQTYQDVRQILITKCASCHKSTDSEAPFSLETYQDVKKRTRMIKEVIQSNYMPPWMPDSHYQDFANNRQLSGEEKDKIIKWIDKGAPQGNKKQQNTLSKTTSPIDRKPDLTLKISKPFVVKGNNKERFVLFKVPFELLEDKNIEGVEFYSDNKKVVHHVNYMFSSVPDMSVDLYQGDSYIDNAEETDMKKLMQYEPFQNRPVFYTGWIPGASVEYYPKDFGWTLPKRGVVIFTVHYSATAADEQSTIGVNLYFKKTPAKRPVRIISLGSGGIGEKDIYPRFVIPPDQESTFSLKIRTPEDQSLLYVWPHMHYLGKDFKAFAVTLHNDTIPLIHIPKWNFEWQEMYRMKKLVKVPAGSTINIIGTFDNTANNPQNPNSPPKYVYSTGNMTSTDEMLTFLLIYAPYQSGDEEILLE; translated from the coding sequence ATGAAACTAAAATTTCCCTACTTTTTAAGCCTTTTCCTCTTAGCTTTACTCTCTGTACAAAATATAAGCGCTCAGACTTATCAGGATGTCAGACAAATTTTAATAACTAAATGTGCTTCCTGCCACAAATCCACCGATAGTGAAGCCCCGTTCTCTCTTGAAACTTATCAGGATGTCAAAAAGAGAACCCGCATGATCAAAGAAGTTATTCAATCTAATTACATGCCTCCATGGATGCCGGATTCACATTATCAGGATTTTGCGAATAACAGACAGTTATCCGGAGAGGAAAAAGATAAAATAATCAAATGGATTGACAAAGGAGCCCCACAAGGAAATAAGAAACAACAAAATACGCTATCAAAAACAACTTCTCCCATTGATAGAAAACCTGACCTGACGCTAAAAATAAGCAAACCTTTTGTTGTCAAAGGTAATAACAAAGAAAGATTTGTCCTTTTTAAAGTTCCATTTGAATTACTGGAAGACAAAAATATTGAAGGAGTAGAATTCTACAGCGATAATAAAAAAGTAGTTCATCACGTCAACTATATGTTCAGCTCAGTTCCAGATATGTCCGTAGATCTGTATCAGGGGGATTCCTATATTGATAATGCAGAAGAAACGGACATGAAAAAGCTTATGCAATATGAGCCCTTTCAAAACAGACCTGTATTTTATACAGGATGGATACCCGGTGCCTCTGTTGAATACTATCCTAAGGATTTTGGATGGACCCTCCCCAAAAGAGGAGTTGTAATTTTTACAGTCCATTATTCTGCTACTGCTGCTGATGAGCAATCAACAATTGGTGTTAATCTGTATTTTAAGAAAACACCTGCTAAAAGACCCGTTCGTATCATAAGTCTGGGTTCCGGAGGAATTGGTGAAAAAGACATTTATCCTCGTTTTGTAATCCCACCTGATCAGGAATCTACCTTTTCATTAAAAATCAGAACACCTGAAGATCAATCCTTATTATATGTATGGCCACACATGCATTATCTGGGGAAAGATTTTAAAGCTTTTGCTGTTACTTTACACAATGACACCATACCACTTATACATATTCCTAAATGGAATTTTGAATGGCAGGAAATGTATAGAATGAAAAAATTGGTTAAAGTACCTGCTGGCTCTACAATTAATATCATTGGTACGTTTGATAACACAGCCAACAATCCACAAAATCCGAATTCACCACCAAAATATGTATACTCTACAGGCAACATGACATCCACCGATGAAATGCTTACATTCCTGCTTATTTATGCTCCTTATCAATCCGGTGATGAAGAAATTTTATTGGAATAA